The following proteins are co-located in the Solanum pennellii chromosome 1, SPENNV200 genome:
- the LOC107025549 gene encoding putative UDP-glucuronate:xylan alpha-glucuronosyltransferase 4, with the protein MGSKPSHNKLNLVTISIISFFIVFIYLSISHSPKRHETLIFHILKDHKQTTQIFPRHVIKPKWYKYLENKTKNSKFKIGLVNVHETPIEVKDLHDDEVDLVNVHFRRVNKSVMWKDLFPEWINENVPQKSSQCPEIPMPELEDYVNLDVVLARAPCENATNVFRLQVNLVVANLLVKNGLDSNDIYREIYVVFIGPCSPMLEIFRCDDQIWHEGNVWIYKPDLRRLKQKILMPVGSCQLASPFAVQGREVWRKYGSSSTSNKSAHKRREAYVTVLHSSESYVCGAISLAQSIILSKSRKDLILLVDNSISQETLHSLKLAGWKIKIIERIRNPHAKRGTYNEWNYSKLRIWQLTEYDKLIFVDADFLFFKNLDHFFVFPQLSAAGNCRHVFNSGIMIIEPSECTFKTLMEKTLTVVSYNGGDQGFLNEVFSWWHRWPAKLNFLKNFQTDESRKYEYPEDAYAMHYLGLKPWMCYKDYDCNWDVLEYRDFPNDLIHAKWWQVYDLMPKELQKYCDLTPEMDTRIRLERQKAKIANFSDGHWKIQVKDPRRLSDSDI; encoded by the exons atgggttCCAAGCCTTCTCACAACAAACTAAATCTTGTCACCATTTCAATAATCtcatttttcatagttttcATTTACCTTAGTATATCACATAGCCCTAAACGCCATGAAACCTTAATATTCCACATCTTAAAAGATCACAAACAAACAACACAAATCTTCCCTAGGCATGTTATCAAACCTAAGTGGTACAAATATCtcgaaaacaaaacaaaaaattcaaaattcaaaattggaCTAGTCAACGTGCACGAAACACCTATTGAAGTCAAAGATCTACACGACGATGAAGTTGACTTAGTCAACGTTCATTTTCGTCGTGTTAACAAAAGTGTTATGTGGAAAGACTTATTCCCTGAGTGGATCAATGAGAATGTGCCTCAAAAATCATCCCAATGTCCTGAAATTCCAATGCCTGAGCTTGAAGATTATGTGAATTTGGACGTTGTTTTGGCCAGGGCTCCTTGTGAAAATGCTACTAATGTGTTTAGGTTACAAGTGAACCTAGTTGTGGCTAATCTTTTGGTGAAAAATGGATTGGATAGTAACGATATTTATCGCGAAATTTACGTTGTTTTCATCGGACCTTGTAGCCCTATGCTTGAGATTTTCAGGTGTGATGATCAAATATGGCATGAAGGAAATGTATGGATTTACAAACCTGATTTGAGAAGACTCAAACAGAAAATACTCATGCCTGTTGGATCTTGCCAACTTGCCAGTCCATTTGCTGTACAAG GTCGAGAAGTATGGAGAAAATATGGTTCATCATCCACAAGCAACAAAAGTGCACACAAGCGAAGAGAAGCTTATGTTACTGTTCTTCACTCCTCAGAATCATATGTGTGTGGAGCAATATCTCTAGCACAAAGCATCATCTTATCCAAATCCAGGAAAGACCTAATTCTTCTTGTCGACAACTCAATATCACAAGAAACTTTACATAGTCTAAAACTAGCAGGATGGAAGATCAAAATAATAGAAAGAATAAGAAACCCTCATGCAAAAAGAGGCACTTACAATGAATGGAACTACAGCAAGCTCCGGATATGGCAGCTAACAGAATATGACAAGCTTATCTTTGTAGACGCGGACTTCCTCTTCTTCAAGAATCTTGATCATTTCTTTGTGTTCCCACAGTTATCAGCTGCTGGTAACTGTAGGCATGTGTTCAACTCAGGGATCATGATAATCGAGCCATCGGAGTGTACTTTCAAAACCCTAATGGAGAAAACCCTAACTGTTGTTTCGTACAATGGAGGTGATCAAGGATTTTTGAATGAGGTCTTTTCTTGGTGGCATAGGTGGCCTGCTAAActgaattttttgaagaatttccAGACAGATGAAAGTCGAAAATATGAATATCCTGAGGATGCATACGCAATGCATTACTTAGGTTTAAAGCCATGGATGTGTTACAAAGATTATGACTGCAATTGGGATGTTTTGGAATATAGGGATTTTCCAAATGATTTAATTCATGCAAAGTGGTGGCAAGTTTATGATTTAATGCCAAAGGAGCTGCAGAAATATTGTGATTTGACTCCAGAGATGGATACAAGGATAAGATTGGAGAGACAAAAGGCTAAAATTGCTAATTTTTCTGATGGCCATTGGAAAATTCAAGTGAAGGATCCAAGAAGACTTTCCGATTCTGAcatttga